CGCACCGGGTAGGCTGAAAGTGAATCTTCGGCCTCGCCGGCCTCATGGCGGGCCAGCACCTGCGACAGCAAGGCGCCGCCCACCCGGTCCTGCGGGTCCAGGCGACGCAACTCGCCGAGCATCAGCCGGGCTTCTTCAAAGTCGTCCAGCCGCAGGTTCAGATAGGCCAGGCCCTTGAGGGTAAACAGGTAAAAGCGCACGGCGGCATCATCGCGCGCCGCCTCATCGCTGGGCGGATGATCGCCAAAATCGGGGCCAAGCGCATTGCGCGCAATCGCCAGCGCATCTTCGCCGGCGGCGCGCGCCAGGGCCAGCTGGTGGCCATAAAAGTAAAAGCGGTACAGCGCAATCAGCGGCACCGGGTGGCGGGGCGCCGCCGCCCGGGCCTGCTCCAGCAAGGGCAGCGCCTGCTGCGGCAGATGGCGCAGCAGCCCGGCCTGTTTGATCAGCGCCTCGACCTGCGGGCTCAAGCCGCCGCCGATGGCGCTGTCGGCAAACGCCGCCAGGTTGTCGTCAAAGCCCAGGCTTGCTGCATCCATGGAACTGCCCCTTGGGTGCTGGTCGCTCAGGAAGCCAGGATCGGGGCGGCCGGACGGCCACGGCCGATGGCGCTGATCTCGATCCTGGTCACGCCGGACGGGGGCGCCGCCGTTTCAGCGCTGCTGCAGCCGCAGGCGGCCTGGTTGGGATTGATGAAGGACAGGCCCGACTGGGTCGCCGTTTCCGTGAAATCAATCGTGATGCCTTCGAGCATCAGGCGGCTTTCGGCGCCCAGGAACAGACGCACGCCACCGACTTCGAGCATTTGCTCGCCCGTCTGGGGAGCCGCCTCGGCGCTGAACTCTGACGAGTAACCCGAGCAGCCGCCCGGGGTCACGGCCAGGCGCAAACCGGCGCCCGCAGGCAGGCCGGAGAAACGCACGATGCGATTGATGAACTTCGCGGCGGCGGGGGTGATGGTGACTTTGGGCAGCATGGTTTAAATCCTTTTGTAAGGCGGAATCAGATCTTGACGATGCAGCCATCCACCGGGCAAACGGCGATGCACTGAGGCTCATCAAAGTGACCCTCGCAGTCGGTGCATTTTTTCGGGTCGATGACGTAGGTGCCGCCTTTTTCGCGGATGGCGACATTCGGGCATTCAGGCTCGCAGGCGGAGCAGGCGGTGCAGGTGGAGGCGATGATCTTGAGTGGCATGGTGGGTCTCCGATAAGGTTGGGGGTGAAAAACTTTAGGCGGCTTCGGCCAGACCGGTGAAAGCGCCCTGGCGAATCTGCGCGTCGCCACGGTTCTGGTGAACCACGGCGCCGCTGGCGATGCGGCTGCGGTAGTCGTTGAACCAGCCCAGCGCGGCTTTTTCAATGAACTCGCCGACATACTGGTCAACCGCCTCGATGCCGGCGGCGGTCAGGTCATCCTTCGGGCAGGCGCCGATCTTGGCGACCAGCACCGCATGGCAGTCGTTGATGGCGCGAACCACCGATGGCAGCTGCTCGTCGTCGCCCTCGCCGCCCTGGCAATACTGGTCCACGCGGCGGTGGCCGACGAACAACGCTTCGGCGGCCGAGACCTGAAAGACCTGGAATTCAGTGACGTGGCCGAAGTGCTCGTTGACGCGGCCGCCGCCCTTGGTGGCCACGGCCACCAGAACCTGCAGGTCATCGCCGGCCATCAGCGCGCTGGACGCAGCCAGCGCTTCCTGCTTGGCGGCATGCTGGGCCTGGCGCTCGACCTCGACCTTGTCCTGGTAAGTCTTGCGCTTGCCCAGGTCATAAACGACTTCCATCTGCTCTAACTTGTCCATGGTGAACTCCTCGCTGCGGTCTTCGCCCAGCAGGCCGACGGCATCGGCGCGGCACTGGCGGCAGTGGCGCATCAGGTTGGCGCCGCCCATGCAGGCGTCCTGCACGGCTTTCAGCTCGGAAGCCGACGGGCCGCGCTGGCCGGTCAGGCCGAACACCGTGCCATGCTCGGCTTCGGAGATCAGCGGCATGATGTTGTGCAGGAAGGCGCCGCGCTTCTTGACTTCGCGGTTCACTTCGATCAGGTGCTCGTCGTTGATGCCGGGAATCAGCACCGAGTTGATCTTGGTCAGCACGCCGCGCGCGGTGAGCATCTCCAGGCCCTTCATCTGCTGCTCGTGCAATATCCTGGAGGCTTCATAGCCGGTGATGCGCTTGTGGTTCCAGAAAATCCACGGATAGATTTTTTCGCCGATGGCCGGATCGACCATGTTGATGGTGATGGTGACGTGGTCGATGTTGTACTGGCAGATTTCAT
This DNA window, taken from Polaromonas hydrogenivorans, encodes the following:
- a CDS encoding HesB/IscA family protein, which gives rise to MLPKVTITPAAAKFINRIVRFSGLPAGAGLRLAVTPGGCSGYSSEFSAEAAPQTGEQMLEVGGVRLFLGAESRLMLEGITIDFTETATQSGLSFINPNQAACGCSSAETAAPPSGVTRIEISAIGRGRPAAPILAS
- a CDS encoding 4Fe-4S binding protein, with product MPLKIIASTCTACSACEPECPNVAIREKGGTYVIDPKKCTDCEGHFDEPQCIAVCPVDGCIVKI
- the nifB gene encoding nitrogenase cofactor biosynthesis protein NifB — translated: MQASANTGSMPATTYVSIGQIKPLGAALELPKSSGGCDTLDDESKATCGTSAGPDDMPLEIWDKVKNHPCYSEEAHHHYARMHVAVAPACNIQCNYCNRKYDCSNESRPGVVSQKLTPEQAVRKVVAVASEIPQMTVLGVAGPGDSLANPKKTFDTFRMLQEQAPDIKLCMSTNGLALPELVDEICQYNIDHVTITINMVDPAIGEKIYPWIFWNHKRITGYEASRILHEQQMKGLEMLTARGVLTKINSVLIPGINDEHLIEVNREVKKRGAFLHNIMPLISEAEHGTVFGLTGQRGPSASELKAVQDACMGGANLMRHCRQCRADAVGLLGEDRSEEFTMDKLEQMEVVYDLGKRKTYQDKVEVERQAQHAAKQEALAASSALMAGDDLQVLVAVATKGGGRVNEHFGHVTEFQVFQVSAAEALFVGHRRVDQYCQGGEGDDEQLPSVVRAINDCHAVLVAKIGACPKDDLTAAGIEAVDQYVGEFIEKAALGWFNDYRSRIASGAVVHQNRGDAQIRQGAFTGLAEAA